In Deinococcus proteolyticus MRP, a single genomic region encodes these proteins:
- a CDS encoding SDR family oxidoreductase, translating to MINQQDGQKGGVDQTQNFPEQVPRQVQEQQPGIEEQMDPQPVYIKEGYQGSDKLKGKVALISGGDSGIGRAVAVHFAREGADVALIYLNEHADADKTVALVEAEGRRALKLPGDVRDAAFCQQAVERTVKELGGLNVLVNNAAVQYPQDSLTDIDDEQLHKTFETNIYGYFYLARAALPHLQEGDTIINTTSVTTYRGSPTLVDYASTKGAILGMTRSLAGQLAEKGIRVNGVAPGPIWTPLIPATFPAEKVAEFGQETPMKRPGQPAEVATCFVFLASDDSSYITGQVLHPNGGEVVGG from the coding sequence ATGATCAACCAACAAGACGGCCAAAAGGGCGGCGTAGACCAGACCCAGAACTTCCCCGAGCAGGTGCCGCGACAGGTGCAGGAGCAGCAGCCCGGCATTGAGGAGCAGATGGACCCCCAGCCGGTATACATCAAGGAAGGCTACCAGGGCTCGGACAAGTTGAAGGGCAAAGTGGCCCTGATTTCGGGCGGCGACTCGGGCATTGGGCGGGCTGTGGCCGTGCATTTCGCCCGTGAAGGGGCCGACGTGGCTCTGATTTACCTGAACGAGCACGCCGACGCCGACAAGACCGTAGCCCTGGTGGAAGCCGAAGGCCGCCGCGCCCTCAAACTGCCCGGCGACGTGCGCGACGCCGCATTTTGCCAGCAGGCGGTGGAGAGAACCGTGAAGGAGCTGGGCGGCCTGAATGTGCTGGTGAACAACGCCGCCGTGCAGTACCCCCAAGACAGCCTCACCGACATTGACGACGAGCAGCTGCACAAGACCTTCGAGACCAACATCTACGGCTACTTCTACCTGGCCCGCGCCGCGCTGCCGCACCTGCAGGAGGGCGACACCATCATCAATACCACCTCGGTGACCACCTACCGGGGCAGCCCCACCCTGGTGGACTACGCCAGCACCAAGGGCGCGATTCTGGGCATGACCCGTTCGCTGGCCGGGCAACTGGCTGAAAAGGGCATCCGCGTGAACGGCGTGGCCCCCGGCCCCATCTGGACTCCCCTGATTCCGGCCACTTTCCCCGCCGAGAAGGTGGCCGAGTTCGGGCAGGAAACCCCCATGAAGCGCCCCGGCCAGCCCGCCGAAGTGGCGACCTGCTTCGTGTTCCTGGCGTCGGACGACTCCAGCTACATCACCGGCCAGGTGCTGCACCCCAACGGCGGCGAAGTGGTCGGCGGCTAA
- a CDS encoding GNAT family N-acetyltransferase, with the protein MHAGSGYPAAWPPDPAAFIAPPGGDAWVAELADQMPVQVLLRRPQDSPERSWEALTGHPTASLALVSRLFVHPGAAGQGAARALLGTAVRTARQCGLVPALDVHAQS; encoded by the coding sequence GTGCATGCTGGCAGCGGCTACCCCGCAGCGTGGCCGCCAGACCCGGCGGCTTTTATCGCCCCGCCGGGTGGGGACGCCTGGGTGGCGGAGCTGGCCGACCAGATGCCCGTCCAGGTGCTGCTGCGGCGGCCCCAGGACAGTCCTGAGCGCAGTTGGGAGGCCCTCACTGGACACCCCACCGCATCGCTGGCGCTGGTTTCGCGGCTGTTCGTCCACCCCGGCGCAGCGGGGCAGGGCGCGGCGCGGGCGCTGCTAGGCACCGCCGTGCGGACTGCCCGGCAGTGTGGGCTGGTGCCGGCGCTGGACGTGCACGCCCAGTCCTAG
- a CDS encoding ASCH domain-containing protein encodes MSRPVPRLHFHPDYRAAVRAGCKRTTVRWGEAAEVGPVLLLFGNDPQGWPAHITRVEALPLRSLTDAHAQADGFGSRAELLARLRFHYSDLPQDAEVSVVHFRLD; translated from the coding sequence ATGAGCCGCCCTGTTCCCCGCCTGCACTTTCACCCGGACTACCGGGCGGCGGTGCGGGCCGGGTGCAAGCGGACCACCGTGCGCTGGGGCGAGGCGGCTGAGGTGGGGCCCGTCCTGCTGCTGTTTGGCAACGACCCGCAGGGCTGGCCGGCGCACATTACCCGCGTAGAGGCGCTCCCGCTGCGCAGCCTGACCGACGCCCACGCCCAGGCCGATGGCTTCGGCAGCCGGGCCGAGCTGCTGGCACGCCTGCGGTTCCACTATTCAGACCTGCCGCAGGACGCCGAAGTCAGCGTGGTTCACTTCAGGCTGGACTGA
- the glgX gene encoding glycogen debranching protein GlgX produces the protein MTETASPTALTTGQPQPLGATREEGGTNFAVYAPDATRVELCLLTEEGERCVDLPERTGNVWHGLLPDDHDYSRGVGQGYGYRVHGHHDPENGVYAQPEVRLLDPYARALSGPEEPIRNEEGHVASLQAPWGLVLDTEVEVPLEDKPQVPWNHTVIYETHVRGLTMTHPGVPEELRGTYAGLACEPVVKYLKDLGITAVELLPVHAHVDDPFLQNKGLHNYWGYSTLSYFAPEPRYSAAARAGRPQDTEQEFRDMVAKLHEAGLEVILDVVYNHTAEGGKGGPLLSWRGLANSTYYWLSQDDLGEYFDFTGTGNSVRMTHRRTVQMVLDSMRHWAALGVDGFRFDLASTLARGELGFDKHSNFLGAVQADPVLNRLKLIAEPWDVGLGGYQVGNFPPPWAEWNDQYRDTVRGFWKGDEGLMSEMGFRLTGSSDIYSANHRHPQASINFITAHDGFTLRDVVSYNDKHNDANGEDNRDGHGNNLSWNMGAEGETDDAEVLRERRKQQRNLLTTLLISQGIPMILGGDELGRTQGGNNNTYAQDNEINWYDWQNADRDLLAFTRRLIGLRQDHPSFRRERFFSGRREEGELPHILWLRYDGQEMNDTDWQNPQTKSVGLFLYGGEEEGEVRDHLLVLLNASHVDLPFNLPSFREQGPEQTCERWTLLLDTADDAAQEQVEADQDTQLTARSIKIFSCSAQQG, from the coding sequence ATGACTGAAACTGCTTCCCCGACTGCCCTGACTACCGGCCAGCCCCAGCCTCTGGGCGCGACCCGTGAAGAGGGCGGCACCAATTTTGCCGTTTATGCCCCCGACGCCACCCGCGTCGAACTGTGCCTGCTGACCGAGGAAGGCGAGCGCTGCGTGGACCTGCCCGAGCGCACCGGCAACGTGTGGCACGGCCTCCTCCCCGACGACCACGACTACAGCCGTGGCGTAGGCCAGGGCTACGGTTACCGTGTCCACGGCCACCACGACCCGGAAAATGGCGTCTACGCCCAGCCGGAGGTGCGGCTGCTGGACCCCTATGCCCGCGCCCTGAGCGGCCCGGAAGAACCTATCCGCAACGAAGAAGGCCACGTGGCCTCGCTGCAAGCCCCCTGGGGCCTAGTGCTCGACACCGAAGTGGAAGTGCCGCTGGAAGACAAGCCGCAGGTGCCCTGGAACCACACCGTGATTTACGAGACGCACGTGCGCGGCCTGACCATGACCCACCCGGGCGTGCCCGAAGAACTGCGCGGCACCTACGCGGGCCTGGCCTGCGAGCCGGTGGTGAAGTACCTCAAGGACCTCGGCATCACGGCGGTGGAGCTGCTGCCGGTTCACGCCCACGTGGACGACCCCTTCTTGCAGAACAAGGGCCTGCACAACTACTGGGGCTACTCCACCCTCAGCTACTTTGCGCCGGAACCCCGCTACAGTGCCGCCGCCCGCGCCGGCCGCCCGCAGGACACCGAGCAGGAATTCCGCGACATGGTCGCCAAGCTGCACGAGGCCGGTCTGGAAGTGATTCTGGACGTGGTGTACAACCACACCGCTGAGGGCGGCAAAGGCGGCCCGCTGCTCAGCTGGCGCGGCCTCGCCAACTCCACCTACTACTGGCTCAGCCAGGACGACCTGGGCGAGTACTTCGACTTTACCGGCACCGGCAACTCGGTCCGCATGACCCACCGCCGCACCGTGCAGATGGTGCTGGACTCCATGCGCCACTGGGCGGCGCTGGGGGTGGACGGCTTCCGCTTTGACCTGGCCTCCACGCTGGCCCGCGGCGAACTGGGCTTCGACAAGCACTCCAACTTTCTCGGTGCGGTGCAGGCCGACCCAGTCCTCAACCGCCTGAAGCTGATTGCCGAGCCGTGGGACGTGGGCCTGGGCGGCTACCAGGTGGGCAACTTCCCCCCGCCCTGGGCCGAGTGGAACGACCAGTACCGCGATACGGTGCGCGGCTTCTGGAAGGGTGACGAGGGCCTGATGTCCGAGATGGGCTTCCGCCTGACCGGCAGCAGCGACATCTACAGCGCGAACCACCGTCACCCGCAGGCCAGCATCAACTTCATCACGGCGCACGACGGCTTCACGCTGCGCGACGTGGTCAGCTACAACGACAAGCACAACGATGCCAACGGCGAAGACAACCGCGACGGCCACGGCAACAACCTGTCGTGGAACATGGGTGCCGAGGGCGAAACCGACGACGCGGAAGTGCTACGTGAGCGCCGCAAGCAGCAGCGCAACCTCCTGACCACGCTGCTGATTTCCCAGGGCATCCCGATGATTCTGGGCGGCGACGAGCTGGGCCGCACCCAGGGCGGCAACAACAACACCTACGCCCAGGACAACGAAATCAACTGGTACGACTGGCAGAACGCGGACCGGGATCTGCTGGCCTTTACCCGGCGGCTGATTGGGCTGCGCCAGGACCACCCTTCGTTCCGCCGCGAGCGGTTCTTCTCGGGGCGCCGCGAGGAAGGCGAACTGCCGCACATCCTGTGGCTGCGCTACGACGGCCAGGAGATGAACGACACCGACTGGCAAAACCCCCAGACCAAGAGTGTGGGCCTGTTCCTGTACGGCGGTGAGGAAGAGGGCGAGGTTCGCGACCACCTGCTGGTGCTGCTGAACGCCTCGCACGTGGACCTGCCCTTTAACCTGCCCAGCTTTCGCGAGCAGGGGCCGGAGCAGACCTGTGAGCGCTGGACCCTGCTGCTGGACACCGCCGACGACGCTGCCCAGGAACAGGTGGAAGCTGACCAGGACACCCAGCTGACGGCCCGCAGCATCAAAATTTTCAGCTGCTCCGCTCAGCAAGGCTGA